A section of the Psychrilyobacter piezotolerans genome encodes:
- a CDS encoding glycerophosphodiester phosphodiesterase: MKIIAHRGASGYAPENTRVSILKGLELGCDGFEVDVQLAGSGEVVVFHDFTLERTTSGKGFLRDINLYDLKKLDLGSWFSEEFKGEKIMTLEELLKIVPENKILNIEIKVRHDEMNKIEGKVVEILKRAGRVEGDVIISSFNHRIIKEINKLEPKLKTGLLLTAGFMDIENYIKLNNLKIYSLHFYGEFTGRKMVEKMNEMGIKTYIWTVNSVEEAKILKDFGVTGIITNFPDKFRDLREV; encoded by the coding sequence GTGAAAATAATTGCTCACAGGGGAGCTTCAGGTTATGCTCCTGAAAATACCAGAGTATCTATATTAAAAGGACTGGAACTGGGTTGTGATGGTTTTGAGGTAGACGTTCAATTGGCTGGTTCTGGGGAAGTGGTTGTATTTCATGATTTCACCTTGGAGAGAACGACATCTGGGAAGGGGTTTCTCAGGGATATAAATTTATATGACCTAAAAAAATTGGATCTGGGCAGTTGGTTTTCAGAGGAATTTAAAGGTGAAAAAATAATGACTTTAGAGGAACTGCTGAAGATAGTGCCGGAAAATAAAATTTTAAATATAGAGATTAAAGTAAGGCACGATGAGATGAATAAAATAGAGGGAAAAGTAGTTGAAATATTGAAAAGAGCAGGAAGGGTAGAAGGTGATGTCATAATATCCTCCTTTAATCATCGTATAATAAAAGAGATAAATAAGTTGGAGCCCAAGTTAAAAACAGGCTTACTTTTAACTGCAGGATTTATGGATATAGAAAATTATATAAAACTAAATAACTTAAAAATATACAGCCTCCACTTCTATGGAGAGTTTACTGGTAGAAAAATGGTAGAAAAAATGAATGAGATGGGGATAAAAACCTATATTTGGACAGTAAATAGTGTAGAAGAAGCGAAAATATTGAAAGACTTTGGAGTAACTGGAATAATTACTAATTTCCCAGATAAATTTAGGGATCTAAGAGAGGTATAA
- the glpQ gene encoding glycerophosphodiester phosphodiesterase, whose translation MKKIIGLLLVLVFVGCSTINVAEEKKTEKTKETKKIVVAHRGASGYLPEHSMAAKSMAYAMGADYIEQDVVMTKDNELVVLHDHYLDRVTNVAEVYPYRKREDGRYYAIDFTLKEIKGLKMTEGFNVKGGKTVAGFPERFPIWKSDFRVHTLAEEIELIQGLNKSTGENIGIYPEIKAPWFHRHEGKDISVAVLKVLKKYGYTQKNDLVYLQCFDPNELIRIKTELLPEFGMDIKLVQLIAETSWDETMVYEDGKAVPYNYDWMFEEVGMEKISQYADGIGPWKPMLVTNRSTKGNLIITDMVKDAHRYGMVVHPYTFRLDKGRIPGYASNFEDMLDIFYNKVGVDGVFTDFPDRAVNFLKVKKIRGY comes from the coding sequence ATGAAAAAAATAATTGGTCTATTGCTCGTGCTGGTATTTGTAGGATGCAGTACTATAAATGTTGCGGAGGAGAAAAAAACAGAAAAGACAAAAGAAACAAAGAAGATCGTAGTAGCTCACAGGGGAGCCAGCGGTTATCTGCCAGAGCATAGTATGGCAGCAAAATCTATGGCATATGCAATGGGTGCAGATTATATCGAACAAGATGTAGTTATGACAAAGGATAATGAATTAGTAGTATTACATGATCATTATCTTGACAGAGTAACCAATGTAGCTGAAGTTTATCCGTATAGAAAGAGAGAGGACGGCAGATATTATGCCATTGATTTCACATTGAAAGAGATAAAGGGCCTTAAGATGACCGAAGGGTTTAATGTTAAAGGTGGAAAAACAGTGGCAGGATTTCCTGAGAGATTCCCAATTTGGAAATCTGACTTCAGAGTTCATACTCTGGCAGAGGAGATCGAATTGATCCAGGGATTAAATAAAAGTACAGGTGAAAATATAGGGATCTACCCAGAGATCAAGGCACCTTGGTTCCACAGACATGAAGGAAAAGATATAAGTGTGGCAGTATTAAAAGTTCTTAAAAAATACGGTTATACCCAAAAAAATGACTTAGTTTATTTACAATGTTTTGATCCCAATGAGCTTATACGTATAAAAACTGAATTATTGCCGGAATTTGGGATGGATATAAAATTAGTGCAGTTAATAGCAGAAACCAGCTGGGATGAAACTATGGTATACGAAGACGGAAAAGCTGTACCTTATAACTATGACTGGATGTTTGAAGAGGTTGGGATGGAAAAAATATCTCAATATGCCGACGGGATAGGACCCTGGAAGCCCATGCTTGTAACTAACAGGTCTACAAAAGGTAATTTAATTATTACAGATATGGTAAAAGATGCTCACAGATATGGAATGGTGGTACACCCTTATACATTTAGATTAGATAAGGGAAGAATACCTGGATATGCATCAAACTTTGAAGATATGCTGGATATATTTTATAATAAGGTTGGAGTGGACGGGGTATTTACAGATTTCCCTGATCGTGCTGTAAACTTTTTAAAGGTAAAAAAAATTAGAGGTTATTAA
- a CDS encoding C4-dicarboxylate TRAP transporter substrate-binding protein produces MKKFAKILALIVASLMLFISCGKKEEAATDTGEKKVVIKLSTKFAEEEQTAKSLKRVVEKINERSGGSLELQLYPNGQLPIGKNSMEQVVSGANWISVDGLNFVGDYVPDFNAINGPMLYKNFDEYLAMTQSDLVKNLKDEAAKKGIKVLSLDYLFGFRSMLTDKAVKTPADLNGVKIRVPNSQLYMYTLEAMGANPTPLPFTEVYSGIQQGVVDGLEGSLMTIYGRKMYEVRKNVSLTNHLLGVSAVCISKDVWEGLSENQRTIIQEEFDAGAKYNNDVTVELQKEYRVQLEELGVKFNEVDLPAFNVETAKVFSKFPKWTPGIYDEIQKELKEIRAK; encoded by the coding sequence ATGAAGAAATTTGCAAAGATATTAGCATTAATAGTGGCATCTTTAATGCTGTTTATTAGTTGTGGAAAAAAAGAAGAGGCAGCAACGGATACTGGGGAAAAAAAGGTAGTTATTAAATTAAGTACTAAGTTTGCAGAAGAGGAACAGACAGCTAAGTCATTAAAAAGAGTTGTAGAAAAAATTAATGAAAGATCTGGTGGAAGTTTAGAATTACAATTGTATCCAAATGGTCAACTACCAATTGGAAAAAACAGTATGGAACAAGTTGTAAGTGGTGCAAACTGGATATCGGTAGACGGACTTAACTTTGTCGGAGACTATGTACCTGATTTTAATGCCATCAACGGACCTATGTTATACAAGAACTTTGATGAGTATTTAGCAATGACTCAGTCAGATTTAGTAAAAAATTTAAAAGATGAAGCAGCTAAAAAAGGAATCAAAGTATTATCTTTAGATTATTTATTTGGGTTCAGAAGCATGTTAACGGATAAGGCAGTTAAAACTCCTGCAGATCTTAATGGTGTAAAGATAAGAGTACCAAACAGTCAATTATATATGTATACATTAGAAGCAATGGGGGCTAACCCTACTCCATTACCATTTACAGAGGTATACAGCGGAATTCAACAAGGGGTAGTAGACGGGTTAGAAGGATCTCTTATGACTATCTATGGTAGAAAAATGTATGAAGTTAGAAAAAATGTTTCTTTAACTAATCATTTATTGGGAGTATCAGCAGTGTGTATCTCTAAAGACGTATGGGAAGGGTTATCTGAAAACCAAAGAACTATCATCCAAGAGGAATTTGATGCAGGGGCTAAGTATAACAATGACGTTACTGTTGAATTACAAAAAGAGTACAGGGTTCAATTAGAGGAATTAGGAGTTAAATTTAATGAGGTAGATTTACCTGCATTCAATGTAGAAACTGCTAAGGTATTTTCTAAGTTCCCTAAGTGGACTCCTGGAATCTATGATGAAATTCAAAAAGAATTAAAAGAAATCAGAGCTAAATAA
- a CDS encoding TRAP transporter small permease, protein MKNFFRNIEVILGSIAISITVLSVITNVILRYGFGIQFAWIEEVSVGCFIWTVFLGATAAYKDKALIGVEVLTQALPERGRRFLELIIYSFLFVLTATLFYLSYNYTVGSDKITSALEVSYVYINSSIVVSFGLMTFYSLKFLVKDIILFIDEQRSVEKTNLVGKE, encoded by the coding sequence ATGAAAAATTTCTTTAGAAATATAGAAGTAATTCTGGGGAGTATAGCAATAAGTATCACAGTATTGTCTGTAATAACCAACGTTATTTTAAGGTATGGTTTTGGGATTCAATTTGCCTGGATTGAGGAAGTATCGGTAGGATGTTTCATATGGACTGTGTTTTTAGGAGCTACAGCAGCATATAAGGACAAGGCATTGATAGGAGTAGAAGTTTTGACACAGGCACTTCCAGAAAGAGGAAGAAGATTTTTAGAATTGATAATATACAGTTTTTTATTTGTTTTAACAGCAACCCTATTTTATTTGAGTTACAACTATACAGTAGGATCGGATAAGATTACTTCGGCATTGGAGGTATCCTATGTATATATCAACTCATCTATAGTAGTTTCATTCGGATTAATGACCTTCTATTCATTGAAATTTTTGGTTAAGGACATAATCTTATTTATAGATGAACAAAGAAGTGTAGAAAAAACTAATTTAGTCGGGAAGGAGTGA
- a CDS encoding TRAP transporter large permease, producing MEGFYPIIILFILFFLNIPIAFALMGASMYYFIFVDNVMSMNMIMQRFVTSIESFPYLAVPFFIMVGSVMNYSGISNSLMQMAEVLAGHMAGGLAQVNVVLSMMMGGISGSANADAAMQSKILVPEMRKRGFSAPFSAAVTAASSSVSPVIPPGTNLIIYALIANVSVSKMFLAGYTPGILMTVALMITVHIISKKRGYLPSRDKVASPKEIAIQFINSIWALLIPFGIILGMRFGLFTPTEAGGMAVLFCVIIGTFVYKKLKLRHIPIILRDTVYGTGSVMFLIIGAKVFGYYLTLERIPQSITTFLMDFTDNKFVLLIIINLLLLFIGMFIEGGAALIILAPLLVPAVTSMGIDPIHFGVILIVNIMIGGITPPFGSMMFTTCTIVGVKLDEFVKEIIPFIVALMIVLIVLTYSAPIAMFIPNLMG from the coding sequence GTGGAAGGTTTTTATCCAATAATAATTTTATTTATATTGTTTTTCTTAAATATACCAATAGCCTTTGCATTAATGGGTGCATCTATGTATTATTTTATCTTCGTAGATAATGTTATGTCAATGAACATGATCATGCAAAGATTTGTAACGTCTATCGAGTCATTTCCATATTTAGCGGTGCCGTTTTTTATAATGGTAGGGTCGGTAATGAACTATTCCGGAATCAGTAACAGTCTGATGCAGATGGCAGAGGTCTTAGCAGGGCATATGGCCGGGGGATTGGCTCAGGTAAACGTAGTTTTAAGTATGATGATGGGTGGTATTTCAGGGTCAGCCAATGCAGATGCAGCCATGCAGTCTAAAATACTGGTACCAGAAATGAGAAAAAGAGGGTTTAGTGCTCCCTTTTCAGCAGCAGTAACTGCAGCTTCATCTTCTGTCAGTCCGGTAATACCGCCGGGGACAAACTTGATCATCTATGCATTGATAGCCAATGTATCTGTATCCAAGATGTTTTTAGCAGGTTATACACCGGGGATATTGATGACAGTGGCACTTATGATAACCGTTCATATAATCTCTAAAAAAAGAGGGTATCTGCCTTCAAGAGACAAGGTTGCAAGTCCTAAGGAAATAGCTATCCAGTTTATAAATTCTATCTGGGCATTGTTGATTCCCTTTGGGATTATATTGGGGATGCGTTTTGGACTATTCACTCCTACAGAAGCAGGGGGAATGGCAGTATTATTTTGTGTAATAATAGGAACTTTTGTATATAAAAAATTAAAGTTAAGACATATCCCGATTATTTTAAGAGATACAGTATATGGTACCGGATCGGTTATGTTCCTTATAATAGGAGCTAAAGTATTTGGTTACTATCTGACTTTAGAAAGGATACCTCAAAGTATCACAACATTCCTGATGGATTTTACAGACAATAAGTTTGTATTGTTAATAATAATCAACTTATTATTATTATTTATCGGGATGTTTATAGAGGGCGGAGCAGCACTTATTATATTAGCACCATTATTAGTACCGGCAGTAACCAGTATGGGAATAGACCCTATCCACTTTGGAGTAATCTTAATAGTTAATATTATGATTGGTGGAATAACTCCTCCGTTTGGATCAATGATGTTTACGACCTGTACCATAGTCGGCGTCAAATTAGACGAATTTGTAAAAGAAATAATACCATTCATAGTAGCATTAATGATAGTACTTATAGTCCTTACTTATTCAGCACCTATAGCTATGTTTATACCGAATTTAATGGGGTAG
- a CDS encoding MgtC/SapB family protein, with the protein MVTTLYGMDLYEFLLRVFIACIVGALFGLERKNRGKPAGMKTNMLACAGAAIVSIIQLMISNKASEIGIGNIKADLTRLTAQVISGLGFLGAGVIMRGGDKVRGLTTAATLWLVAILGIGIGYGFYFFILPASAMILFVSFLIKKFETTFIEKRKIKKVIIEYEQSEDLEDIIKEIAKEKDIRIMVDKKISEIDDGEHVIIKKVMHFSLPKYVSSKYFFNIIRKFEEVIEVTRIN; encoded by the coding sequence ATGGTAACAACGCTTTATGGAATGGATTTATATGAATTTTTACTTCGAGTATTTATAGCCTGCATAGTTGGTGCGTTGTTTGGGCTGGAGAGAAAAAACAGGGGGAAACCTGCAGGGATGAAGACCAATATGCTGGCCTGTGCAGGGGCAGCGATAGTATCTATAATCCAGCTTATGATATCTAATAAAGCATCAGAAATAGGCATAGGAAATATAAAAGCGGATCTCACAAGGTTAACAGCTCAAGTTATATCAGGGCTAGGATTTTTAGGAGCCGGGGTAATTATGAGAGGGGGGGATAAGGTCAGAGGCCTTACTACTGCAGCAACCCTTTGGCTGGTAGCGATATTAGGGATAGGGATAGGATATGGATTTTATTTTTTTATACTTCCAGCTTCTGCTATGATATTATTTGTGTCATTTTTAATAAAAAAATTCGAAACAACTTTTATTGAAAAAAGAAAAATAAAAAAAGTGATCATAGAATATGAACAAAGTGAAGATCTAGAGGATATCATCAAAGAAATTGCCAAAGAAAAGGATATAAGGATAATGGTGGATAAAAAAATAAGTGAGATAGATGACGGGGAACATGTTATCATAAAGAAAGTAATGCATTTTTCACTGCCTAAATATGTCAGCTCAAAATATTTTTTCAATATAATAAGAAAGTTTGAAGAAGTCATAGAAGTGACCAGGATTAATTAA
- a CDS encoding NAD(P)/FAD-dependent oxidoreductase, with amino-acid sequence MQDILIVGAGVIGGSIARELSKYDLNVVVLDKETDVANGTTKANSAIVHAGYDATEGTLMAKYNALGNAMFDKLSEELDFPFKRIGSLVVANSEEEREHIEELLQRGIENKIPGVRIIEKDELKKVEPKINEDAVAALLAPTGGIVGPWEMTIALMENAVDNGVKLDLNTEVLDIEKIEGGYRVITNQRNYETRCIINASGVYADKIHGMVAEETFKITPRRGQYFVLDKTQGELVNHVIFQCPTKLGKGVLVTPTVHGNVLAGPDAEDLSDRENLATTAERLDFVREHALKSIKELNFREGIRNFAGLRAQPSTNDFIVEEVEGAKGFIDVAGIKSPGLSSAPAIAADVAEIAKKILGDVELNKEFKPNRKKHYEFITESSEKKAELIAQDNRYGNMICRCENITEGEIVDSIHRNVGATTVDGVKKRCRPGMGRCQGGFCGPRIQEILARELGKSLEEIVLDKADSYILTGETKK; translated from the coding sequence ATGCAAGATATTTTAATAGTAGGAGCAGGAGTAATAGGGGGATCTATAGCAAGGGAACTTTCAAAATATGATCTGAATGTAGTGGTATTAGATAAGGAAACAGATGTAGCCAATGGAACAACTAAGGCGAATTCAGCCATTGTACATGCAGGATACGATGCTACAGAAGGAACCTTGATGGCTAAATATAATGCCTTGGGAAATGCAATGTTTGATAAATTAAGTGAAGAATTAGACTTTCCATTCAAAAGAATAGGATCATTGGTAGTTGCAAACAGTGAAGAGGAAAGAGAACATATAGAGGAATTATTACAAAGGGGAATAGAAAATAAAATTCCAGGAGTAAGAATAATTGAAAAAGATGAATTGAAAAAAGTTGAGCCAAAGATAAATGAAGACGCAGTAGCAGCATTATTAGCTCCTACAGGGGGGATAGTAGGACCATGGGAGATGACTATAGCACTCATGGAAAATGCTGTAGATAACGGTGTGAAATTAGACCTAAATACGGAAGTTTTGGATATAGAAAAAATAGAAGGCGGATACAGAGTAATCACAAATCAAAGAAACTATGAAACTAGATGTATCATAAATGCTTCTGGAGTATATGCAGATAAGATCCATGGAATGGTAGCAGAGGAAACATTTAAAATAACTCCTAGAAGGGGACAATATTTTGTTTTGGATAAAACACAGGGGGAATTAGTTAATCATGTGATATTCCAATGTCCGACTAAATTAGGAAAGGGTGTTTTGGTAACTCCTACAGTTCATGGAAATGTGCTGGCAGGACCGGACGCTGAGGACCTGAGTGACAGAGAAAACTTAGCTACTACAGCAGAAAGACTGGATTTTGTAAGGGAACATGCATTGAAATCTATAAAAGAGTTAAATTTCAGAGAGGGTATAAGAAACTTTGCAGGACTTAGAGCCCAGCCTAGTACAAATGATTTTATAGTTGAAGAGGTAGAGGGAGCCAAAGGATTTATAGATGTAGCAGGGATAAAATCACCGGGATTATCATCGGCACCGGCTATTGCAGCAGACGTGGCAGAGATAGCTAAAAAGATCTTAGGAGATGTAGAATTAAATAAAGAGTTTAAACCCAACAGAAAAAAACACTATGAATTTATAACTGAAAGTTCTGAAAAAAAAGCTGAATTAATAGCCCAGGACAATAGATATGGAAATATGATATGCAGATGTGAAAATATCACTGAGGGTGAAATAGTAGATTCTATCCATAGAAATGTAGGAGCGACTACAGTAGATGGTGTGAAAAAAAGATGCAGACCGGGAATGGGAAGGTGCCAGGGTGGATTCTGCGGGCCGAGAATACAGGAGATCTTAGCTCGTGAATTAGGAAAAAGTTTGGAAGAAATTGTATTGGATAAGGCAGATTCATATATATTAACCGGAGAAACTAAAAAATAA
- a CDS encoding NAD(P)/FAD-dependent oxidoreductase translates to MKYELVVLGGGPAGLAAAIEAKKNGIKNILIIERDNELGGILQQCIHNGFGLHEFKEELTGPEYAQRFIDQMGEEGIEYKLDTMVLDVSGDKKIQAINSVDGYMEIEAQAIILAMGCRERTRGAIAIPGDRPAGIFTAGTAQRFVNMEGYMVGKKVVILGSGDIGLIMARRMTLEGAKVEAVVELMPYSGGLTRNIVQCLEDYDIPLLLSHTVTNVKGDGRLERVTVAKVDENRKPIPGTEINYDVDTLLLSVGLIPENDLSRNAGIVLDRRTSGPIVNESMETSIEGIFACGNVVHVHDLVDFVSAESRRAGINAAKYIKNEIKRNEEFVEIDGTNGISYTVPQKFRKENIDKGLEVFMRVREVFKDVKLEVRCGDEVLMSLKKPHMAPGEMEKIMIPKVFMDKINTNKIEVTIKR, encoded by the coding sequence ATGAAATATGAATTGGTAGTATTAGGTGGCGGACCGGCAGGGCTGGCTGCAGCAATAGAAGCTAAAAAAAATGGAATTAAAAATATCCTTATCATTGAAAGAGATAATGAGTTGGGAGGGATCTTGCAGCAGTGTATCCACAATGGATTCGGATTGCATGAGTTCAAAGAGGAACTTACAGGACCTGAATATGCCCAGAGATTTATCGATCAAATGGGTGAAGAAGGGATAGAATATAAACTGGATACAATGGTACTTGATGTGAGTGGAGATAAGAAGATACAGGCTATCAACTCTGTGGACGGGTATATGGAGATAGAAGCTCAAGCGATAATCTTAGCCATGGGATGCAGGGAAAGAACAAGGGGAGCTATAGCTATCCCAGGAGACAGACCTGCAGGAATATTTACAGCGGGAACAGCTCAAAGGTTTGTAAATATGGAAGGATATATGGTAGGAAAAAAAGTAGTTATCTTAGGATCCGGGGATATCGGACTTATCATGGCCAGAAGGATGACACTAGAGGGAGCAAAAGTAGAAGCTGTGGTAGAACTTATGCCTTACTCAGGTGGACTTACACGTAATATAGTCCAGTGTTTAGAGGATTATGATATACCGTTATTACTCAGTCATACAGTTACAAATGTAAAAGGTGACGGCAGATTAGAGAGGGTAACGGTAGCCAAGGTAGATGAAAACAGGAAACCTATTCCAGGAACAGAGATCAACTATGATGTAGATACCCTGTTATTATCTGTGGGATTAATCCCGGAAAATGATCTTTCCAGAAATGCAGGAATAGTACTGGATAGAAGAACATCCGGGCCCATTGTAAATGAATCTATGGAAACATCCATCGAAGGAATATTTGCCTGTGGAAATGTAGTTCATGTGCATGACTTAGTAGATTTCGTAAGTGCTGAATCCAGAAGAGCAGGAATCAATGCTGCTAAATATATAAAAAATGAAATTAAAAGAAATGAAGAGTTTGTAGAGATCGATGGAACTAACGGGATCAGCTATACAGTTCCTCAAAAATTTAGAAAAGAGAATATAGATAAAGGTTTAGAAGTATTTATGAGGGTCAGAGAAGTATTTAAAGATGTGAAGCTAGAGGTAAGATGCGGAGATGAAGTTTTAATGAGTTTGAAAAAACCTCATATGGCGCCGGGAGAGATGGAAAAAATAATGATTCCAAAAGTATTTATGGATAAGATCAATACAAATAAGATCGAAGTTACAATAAAGAGATAG
- a CDS encoding DUF1667 domain-containing protein: MKKLICIVCPMGCHIEVDAQNDYKTTGNQCPRGAVYGKKELTAPTRVVTSTIKISGGIHNRVPVKTAGDIPKELNFKCMDLINTLSVKSPVKMGDIVSENIFDTGINLVITRNM, from the coding sequence ATGAAAAAACTAATATGCATAGTTTGTCCAATGGGATGTCATATAGAGGTAGATGCACAAAATGACTATAAAACAACAGGGAATCAATGCCCTAGAGGAGCTGTATACGGTAAAAAAGAATTGACTGCTCCTACCCGTGTAGTAACTTCTACAATTAAGATATCAGGTGGAATCCATAACAGGGTACCGGTAAAAACAGCCGGAGATATTCCCAAGGAATTAAATTTTAAGTGTATGGATCTCATAAACACATTGTCAGTAAAATCTCCGGTAAAAATGGGAGATATAGTCAGTGAAAATATTTTTGATACAGGGATAAACCTGGTGATTACGAGAAATATGTAA
- the ptsP gene encoding phosphoenolpyruvate--protein phosphotransferase has product MEKIMGKAIFEGIVIGEPYLRGKKQMGIEEYRIEPHMLEDEMNRFEAAIRDAKQELKFLKSSLKGKVNSNDLKILNVHLMILDDPVLLSEIGKRLKNELINIEKIVADVVEFYVDMFKDMKDPVYRQRAIDIQDVGEKIIGQLMVENCELHELDNKILVTKEILPSELFKMHHDKINLLGIVTEFSGETSHIAILAKTFGIPTLMGVKNVSRMEWKNKIILDTRKGDPCVIKDPTDEQIVEYKREKAKLEAIREENKKLKGLPAITKDGVEIVLNANIGGITDLLSLNNSMADGVGLLRTEFLYMESKFFPTEQQQIELYERAYKKVEKLNGERELIIRTLDIGADKQLPYYEMPFEGNPFLGFRGIRFTLAHENIFRTQLRSILRVAKDRKIKVMFPMISNLEEIIQIKKILASVKKELDEEGLEYASYIQTGIMVEVPSTAFLIDKFSEYVDFFSLGTNDLTQYIMAADRLSADVAYLNDYFEPAVLRTINYIAEEAIRRKKKISICGEMANDPMAIAALMSFGIDRFSMMSSYIPMAKRTILRLNRGNLQRELKPKLLNCNNAKEVKEILKEYIEVITVENDRSRD; this is encoded by the coding sequence ATGGAAAAGATAATGGGAAAGGCTATTTTTGAGGGTATAGTAATAGGGGAACCATATCTAAGAGGAAAAAAACAGATGGGAATCGAAGAATATAGAATAGAACCCCATATGTTAGAGGATGAGATGAACAGGTTTGAGGCGGCTATAAGAGATGCTAAGCAGGAGCTTAAATTTTTAAAATCATCATTAAAGGGGAAGGTAAATAGTAATGATTTAAAGATTCTAAATGTACATCTTATGATATTGGATGACCCGGTATTATTATCAGAGATAGGGAAAAGATTAAAAAATGAATTGATTAACATTGAAAAAATTGTAGCAGATGTAGTGGAATTTTATGTGGACATGTTTAAAGATATGAAAGATCCTGTCTACAGGCAGAGAGCCATAGATATCCAAGATGTAGGTGAAAAGATAATAGGACAGTTGATGGTGGAAAACTGTGAATTGCATGAATTGGATAACAAGATTCTCGTAACGAAAGAGATCCTGCCTTCAGAACTATTTAAGATGCATCATGATAAGATCAACTTATTGGGAATAGTGACCGAATTTAGCGGAGAAACCTCCCATATAGCTATCTTGGCCAAGACCTTTGGGATACCTACCCTTATGGGGGTAAAAAACGTATCTCGAATGGAATGGAAAAACAAGATAATATTAGACACCAGAAAAGGTGACCCCTGCGTAATCAAAGATCCTACAGATGAACAGATTGTAGAATATAAGAGGGAAAAAGCAAAGTTAGAAGCCATAAGGGAAGAGAATAAAAAATTAAAGGGACTGCCAGCCATAACTAAAGACGGTGTAGAGATAGTTTTGAATGCTAATATTGGCGGGATAACAGATCTTCTGTCACTGAATAACAGTATGGCAGATGGTGTGGGACTTCTCAGGACAGAATTTTTATACATGGAAAGTAAGTTTTTTCCAACAGAACAGCAGCAGATAGAGCTATATGAGAGAGCCTATAAAAAGGTGGAGAAATTAAATGGAGAGAGAGAACTCATCATAAGAACTCTGGATATAGGAGCAGATAAACAGCTGCCTTATTATGAGATGCCCTTTGAAGGAAATCCATTTTTAGGGTTTAGAGGGATAAGGTTTACCCTGGCCCATGAAAATATATTCAGGACCCAGTTAAGGTCAATCTTGAGGGTTGCAAAGGATAGAAAAATCAAGGTAATGTTTCCTATGATCTCTAATCTGGAGGAGATAATTCAAATAAAAAAAATATTGGCTTCGGTAAAAAAAGAATTGGATGAAGAAGGATTAGAGTATGCCAGCTATATACAGACAGGGATAATGGTAGAGGTACCTTCTACAGCATTTTTAATAGATAAATTTTCTGAGTATGTAGATTTTTTCAGTTTAGGAACCAATGATCTGACACAGTATATAATGGCGGCAGACAGACTCAGTGCCGATGTTGCCTATCTGAATGATTATTTTGAACCTGCAGTTCTCCGGACTATAAATTATATAGCTGAAGAAGCTATAAGGCGAAAGAAAAAAATAAGTATCTGCGGAGAGATGGCCAACGACCCAATGGCTATAGCAGCCCTTATGAGTTTTGGAATAGACAGGTTCAGTATGATGTCTTCATATATACCCATGGCAAAAAGAACGATTTTAAGGTTGAATAGAGGGAATCTTCAAAGGGAATTAAAACCTAAACTATTAAACTGTAACAACGCAAAGGAAGTTAAAGAGATTTTAAAAGAATATATAGAGGTGATTACAGTTGAAAACGATAGAAGTAGAGATTAA
- a CDS encoding HPr family phosphocarrier protein, whose product MKTIEVEIKNKAGLHARPSSLFVQIATEYDSEIMVICDDEEINGKSIMGLMLLAAEQGRTLTITADGEDEGAALEALKKLVEVDTFNEE is encoded by the coding sequence TTGAAAACGATAGAAGTAGAGATTAAAAATAAAGCAGGGCTCCATGCAAGACCATCTTCATTGTTTGTACAGATAGCTACTGAATATGATTCAGAGATAATGGTTATTTGTGACGATGAGGAGATAAATGGTAAGAGTATAATGGGGCTTATGCTGCTGGCAGCAGAGCAGGGAAGGACATTAACTATTACAGCAGACGGTGAAGACGAAGGTGCGGCACTGGAAGCATTAAAAAAATTAGTAGAAGTAGACACCTTCAATGAAGAATAA